Proteins co-encoded in one Caloenas nicobarica isolate bCalNic1 chromosome 19, bCalNic1.hap1, whole genome shotgun sequence genomic window:
- the KCNT1 gene encoding potassium channel subfamily T member 1 isoform X1: MTELESEVLPLPPRYRFRDLLLGDQSFQSDDRVQVEFYVNENTFKERLKLFFIKNQRSSLRIRLFNFSLKLLTCLLYIVRVLLDSPEEGIGCWECEKQNYTVFNQSTKINWSHIFWVDRKTPLWAVQVSIALISFLETMLLIYLSYKGNIWEQIFRISFILEMINTVPFIITIFWPPLRNLFIPVFLNCWLAKYALENMINDLHRAIQRTQSAMFNQVLILICTLLCLLFTGTCGIQHLERAGEKLSLFKSFYFCIVTFSTVGYGDVTPKIWPSQLLVVIMICVALVVLPLQFEELVYLWMERQKSGGNYSRHRAQTEKHVVLCVSSLKIDLLMDFLNEFYAHPRLQDYYVVILCPTEMDIQVRRVLQIPLWSQRVIYLQGSALKDQDLMRAKMDNGEACFILSSRNEVDRTAADHQTILRAWAVKDFAPNCPLYVQILKPENKFHVKFADHVVCEEECKYAMLALNCVCPATSTLITLLVHTSRGQEGQESPEQWQRMYGRCSGNEVYHIRMGDSKFFMEYEGKSFTYAAFHAHKKYGVCLIGIRREENKSILLNPGPRHIMAASDTCFYINITKEENSAFIFKQEEKQKKKGFAGRGTYDGPSRLPVHSIIASMGTVAMDLQNTECRPANSSKLALPAENGSGNRRPSIAPVLELADTSSLLPCDLLSDQSEDEMTQSDEEGSAVVEYVKGYPPNSPYIGSSPTLCHLLPEKAPFCCLRLDKGCKHNSFEDAKAYGFKNKLIIVSAETAGNGLYNFIVPLRAYYRSRKELNPIVLLLDNKPEHHFLEAICCFPMVYYMEGTIDNLDSLLQCGIIYADNLVVVDKESTMSAEEDYMADAKTIVNVQTMFRLFPSLSIITELTHPSNMRFMQFRAKDSYSLALSKLEKKERENGSNLAFMFRLPFAAGRVFSISMLDTLLYQSFVKDYMITITRLLLGLDTTPGSGYLCAMKITEDDLWIRTYGRLFQKLCSSSAEIPIGIYRTESHMFATSEPHDIRAQSQISINVEDCEDTKDIKEHWGIKTSHHRNSCSSDQSEHPLLRRKSMQWARRLSRKGNKHSGKTAEWISQQRLSLYRRSERQELSELVKNRMKHLGLPTTGYDEMNDHQNTLSYVLINPPPDTRLELNDIVYLIRSDPLAHVANDGHSRKSSCSNKLGPCNPETRDETQL, from the exons GGTGCAGGTCGAGTTCTACGTGAATGAGAACACCTTCAAGGAGCGGCTGAAGCTCTTCTTCATCAAAAACCAGCGATCGA GCCTGAGGATCCGTCTCTTCAACTTCTCGCTGAAGCTGCTCACCTGCCTCCTGTACATCGTCCGCGTCCTGCTGGACAGCCCCGAGGAGGGCATCGGCTG ctgGGAATGCGAAAAGCAGAATTACACAGTGTTCAACCAGTCCACAAAGATAAACTG GTCACACATCTTCTGGGTGGACAGAAAAACGCCGCTCTGGGCCGTGCAG GTCAGCATCGCTCTGATCAGCTTTCTGGAGACCATGCTGCTCATCTATCTCAGCTACAAG gGGAATATCTGGGAACAGATTTTTCGCATTTCCTTCATCCTTGAGATGATCAACACAGTGCCATTTATTATCACG ATATTCTGGCCTCCTTTGCGGAATTTGTTCATCCCTGTGTTTCTCAACTGCTGGCTCGCCAAGTACGCGCTGGAGAACATGATT aACGACCTGCACCGAGCCATACAGAGGACCCAGTCTGCGATGTTCAATCAGGTGCTCATTCTGATCTGCACCCTCCTGTGTCTCCTTTTCACAGG GACCTGTGGCATCCAGCATTTAGAAAGAGCAGGTGAGAAGCTCTCCCTCTTCAAGTCCTTCTATTTCTGCATCGTCACCTTTTCCACTGTGGGCTACGGAGATGTGACACCAAAGATCTGGCCTTCCCAGCTCCTCGTCGTGATAATGATTTGTGTTGCTCTGGTTGTGCTGCCGCTCCAG TTCGAGGAGCTCGTCTACCTGTGGATGGAGCGGCAGAAGTCGGGAGGAAATTACAGCCGTCACCGTGCCCAGACGGAGAAACACGTCGTCCTTTGTGTCAGCTCCCTCAAGATTGATCTCCTCATGGACTTCCTCAACGAGTTTTACGCCCACCCGCGCCTGCAG GATTACTACGTGGTGATACTTTGCCCAACAGAGATGGACATCCAGGTGCGGCGTGTCCTGCAGATCCCTCTGTGGTCGCAGCGAGTGATTTACCTCCAGGGCTCAGCGCTGAAGGACCAGGATCTCATGAGAGCCAA GATGGACAATGGAGAAGCTTGCTTCATTCTCAGCAGCCGAAATGAGGTGGACCGCACTGCGGCG GACCACCAGACCATCCTGAGAGCCTGGGCCGTGAAAGATTTTGCTCCCAACTGTCCTCTCTACGTTCAGATTTTAAAGCCTGAGAACAAGTTTCACGTCAAGTTTGCCG ATCACGTCGTCTGCGAAGAGGAGTGCAAATACGCCATGCTGGCCCTGAACTGCGTCTGCCCCGCCACCTCCACGCTCATCACGCTGCTGGTGCACACCTCTCGCGGCCA GGAGGGTCAGGAGTCCCCGGAGCAGTGGCAGCGGATGTACGGGCGCTGCTCGGGCAATGAGGTCTATCACATCCGCATGGGTGACAGCAAGTTCTTCATGGAGTACGAGGGGAAGAGCTTCACCTACGCCGCCTTCCACGCGCACAAGAA GTACGGCGTCTGCCTGATCGGCATCCGGAGGGAGGAGAACAAGAGCATCCTGCTGAACCCCGGCCCGCGGCACATCATGGCAGCGTCCGACACCTGCTTCTACATCAACATCACCAAGGAGGAGAACTCTGCCTTCATCTtcaagcaggaggagaagcagaagaaaaagggcTTTGCGGGGAGAGGCACCTACGATGGCCCGTCCCGCCTGCCGGTGCACAGCATCATCGCCAGCATGG GTACAGTGGCCATGGACCTGCAGAACACGGAGTGCCGCCCGGCCAACAGCAGCAAGCTGGCGCTGCCGGCGGAGAATGGCTCGGGCAACCGGCGGCCCAGCATCGCGCCCGTCCTCGAGCTGGCCGACACCTCGTCCCTGCTGCCCTGCGACCTGCTCAGCGACCAGTCAGAGGACGAGATGACGCAGTCGGATGAAGAGGGGTCGGCGGTTGTGGA GTACGTGAAGGGCTACCCCCCGAACTCACCCTACATCGGGAGCTCCCCAACCCTGTGCCACCTTTTACCTGAGAAAGCCCCTTTCTGCTGCCTGCGGCTGGACAAG GGCTGCAAGCACAACAGCTTCGAAGATGCCAAAGCCTACGGGTTTAAGAACAAACTGATTATTGTTTCGGCGGAGACGGCTGGCAACGGGCTGTATAACTTCATTGTCCCCCTCCGCGCGTACTATCGGTCCCGCAAAGAGTTGAACCCCATCGTGTTGCTGCTGGACAACAA ACCTGAGCACCACTTTCTGGAAGCCATCTGTTGCTTCCCCATGGTTTACTACATGGAGGGCACGATCGACAA CCTGGACAGCTTGCTGCAGTGCGGCATCATCTATGCCGACAACCTGGTGGTTGTGGACAAGGAGAGCACGATGAGTGCTGAGGAGGACTACATGGCGGATGCAAAGACGATCGTCAACGTCCAGACCATGTTCAG gctcttccccagcctcaGCATCATCACCGAGCTGACCCACCCCTCCAACATGAGGTTCATGCAGTTCAGAGCAAAGGACAGTTATTCTCTTGCCCTTTCCAAGCTAGAAAAG aaaGAGCGAGAGAACGGCTCCAACCTGGCCTTCATGTTCCGCCTGCCCTTTGCGGCCGGGAGGGTCTTCAGCATCAGCATGTTGGACACGCTGCTCTACCAG TCGTTCGTGAAGGACTACATGATCACCATCACGCGGTTGCTGCTGGGTCTGGACACCACGCCGGGCTCTGGCTACCTCTGCGCG ATGAAGATCACCGAGGACGACCTGTGGATCCGGACGTACGGCCGCCTCTTCCAGAAGCTCTGCTCCTCCAGCGCGGAGATTCCCATCGGGATTTACAGGACGGAGTCGCACATGTTCGCAACCTCCGAG ccccacgaCATCAGAGCGCAG TCACAGATCTCAATCAACGTGGAGGACTGCGAGGACACCAAGGACATCAAGGAGCACTGGGGCATCAAGACCAGCCACCACAGGAACTCCTGCTCCAGCGACCAGTCCGAGCACCCGCTGCTGCGGCGCAAGAGCATGCAGTGGGCCCGGCGCCTCAGCAGGAAGGGCAACAAGCACTCGGGCAAGACGGCCGAGTGGATCAGCCAGCAGCGCCTCAGCCTCTACCGCCGCTCCGAGCGGCAGGAGCTTTCCGAGCTCGTCAAGAACCGCATGAAGCACCTGGGCTTGCCCACCACCGGGTACG ATGAGATGAACGACCACCAGAACACCTTGTCCTACGTCCTGATCAATCCCCCCCCGGACACACGGCTGGAGCTCAACGACATCGT GTACCTGATCCGCTCGGACCCGCTGGCCCACGTGGCCAACGATGGCCACAGCCgcaagagcagctgcagcaacaagctgggccCCTGCAACCCCGAAACGCGCGACGAGACCCAGTTGTGA
- the KCNT1 gene encoding potassium channel subfamily T member 1 isoform X3, producing the protein MTELESEVLPLPPRYRFRDLLLGDQSFQSDDRVQVEFYVNENTFKERLKLFFIKNQRSSLRIRLFNFSLKLLTCLLYIVRVLLDSPEEGIGWSHIFWVDRKTPLWAVQVSIALISFLETMLLIYLSYKGNIWEQIFRISFILEMINTVPFIITIFWPPLRNLFIPVFLNCWLAKYALENMINDLHRAIQRTQSAMFNQVLILICTLLCLLFTGTCGIQHLERAGEKLSLFKSFYFCIVTFSTVGYGDVTPKIWPSQLLVVIMICVALVVLPLQFEELVYLWMERQKSGGNYSRHRAQTEKHVVLCVSSLKIDLLMDFLNEFYAHPRLQDYYVVILCPTEMDIQVRRVLQIPLWSQRVIYLQGSALKDQDLMRAKMDNGEACFILSSRNEVDRTAADHQTILRAWAVKDFAPNCPLYVQILKPENKFHVKFADHVVCEEECKYAMLALNCVCPATSTLITLLVHTSRGQEGQESPEQWQRMYGRCSGNEVYHIRMGDSKFFMEYEGKSFTYAAFHAHKKYGVCLIGIRREENKSILLNPGPRHIMAASDTCFYINITKEENSAFIFKQEEKQKKKGFAGRGTYDGPSRLPVHSIIASMGTVAMDLQNTECRPANSSKLALPAENGSGNRRPSIAPVLELADTSSLLPCDLLSDQSEDEMTQSDEEGSAVVEYVKGYPPNSPYIGSSPTLCHLLPEKAPFCCLRLDKGCKHNSFEDAKAYGFKNKLIIVSAETAGNGLYNFIVPLRAYYRSRKELNPIVLLLDNNLDSLLQCGIIYADNLVVVDKESTMSAEEDYMADAKTIVNVQTMFRLFPSLSIITELTHPSNMRFMQFRAKDSYSLALSKLEKKERENGSNLAFMFRLPFAAGRVFSISMLDTLLYQSFVKDYMITITRLLLGLDTTPGSGYLCAMKITEDDLWIRTYGRLFQKLCSSSAEIPIGIYRTESHMFATSESQISINVEDCEDTKDIKEHWGIKTSHHRNSCSSDQSEHPLLRRKSMQWARRLSRKGNKHSGKTAEWISQQRLSLYRRSERQELSELVKNRMKHLGLPTTGYDEMNDHQNTLSYVLINPPPDTRLELNDIVYLIRSDPLAHVANDGHSRKSSCSNKLGPCNPETRDETQL; encoded by the exons GGTGCAGGTCGAGTTCTACGTGAATGAGAACACCTTCAAGGAGCGGCTGAAGCTCTTCTTCATCAAAAACCAGCGATCGA GCCTGAGGATCCGTCTCTTCAACTTCTCGCTGAAGCTGCTCACCTGCCTCCTGTACATCGTCCGCGTCCTGCTGGACAGCCCCGAGGAGGGCATCGGCTG GTCACACATCTTCTGGGTGGACAGAAAAACGCCGCTCTGGGCCGTGCAG GTCAGCATCGCTCTGATCAGCTTTCTGGAGACCATGCTGCTCATCTATCTCAGCTACAAG gGGAATATCTGGGAACAGATTTTTCGCATTTCCTTCATCCTTGAGATGATCAACACAGTGCCATTTATTATCACG ATATTCTGGCCTCCTTTGCGGAATTTGTTCATCCCTGTGTTTCTCAACTGCTGGCTCGCCAAGTACGCGCTGGAGAACATGATT aACGACCTGCACCGAGCCATACAGAGGACCCAGTCTGCGATGTTCAATCAGGTGCTCATTCTGATCTGCACCCTCCTGTGTCTCCTTTTCACAGG GACCTGTGGCATCCAGCATTTAGAAAGAGCAGGTGAGAAGCTCTCCCTCTTCAAGTCCTTCTATTTCTGCATCGTCACCTTTTCCACTGTGGGCTACGGAGATGTGACACCAAAGATCTGGCCTTCCCAGCTCCTCGTCGTGATAATGATTTGTGTTGCTCTGGTTGTGCTGCCGCTCCAG TTCGAGGAGCTCGTCTACCTGTGGATGGAGCGGCAGAAGTCGGGAGGAAATTACAGCCGTCACCGTGCCCAGACGGAGAAACACGTCGTCCTTTGTGTCAGCTCCCTCAAGATTGATCTCCTCATGGACTTCCTCAACGAGTTTTACGCCCACCCGCGCCTGCAG GATTACTACGTGGTGATACTTTGCCCAACAGAGATGGACATCCAGGTGCGGCGTGTCCTGCAGATCCCTCTGTGGTCGCAGCGAGTGATTTACCTCCAGGGCTCAGCGCTGAAGGACCAGGATCTCATGAGAGCCAA GATGGACAATGGAGAAGCTTGCTTCATTCTCAGCAGCCGAAATGAGGTGGACCGCACTGCGGCG GACCACCAGACCATCCTGAGAGCCTGGGCCGTGAAAGATTTTGCTCCCAACTGTCCTCTCTACGTTCAGATTTTAAAGCCTGAGAACAAGTTTCACGTCAAGTTTGCCG ATCACGTCGTCTGCGAAGAGGAGTGCAAATACGCCATGCTGGCCCTGAACTGCGTCTGCCCCGCCACCTCCACGCTCATCACGCTGCTGGTGCACACCTCTCGCGGCCA GGAGGGTCAGGAGTCCCCGGAGCAGTGGCAGCGGATGTACGGGCGCTGCTCGGGCAATGAGGTCTATCACATCCGCATGGGTGACAGCAAGTTCTTCATGGAGTACGAGGGGAAGAGCTTCACCTACGCCGCCTTCCACGCGCACAAGAA GTACGGCGTCTGCCTGATCGGCATCCGGAGGGAGGAGAACAAGAGCATCCTGCTGAACCCCGGCCCGCGGCACATCATGGCAGCGTCCGACACCTGCTTCTACATCAACATCACCAAGGAGGAGAACTCTGCCTTCATCTtcaagcaggaggagaagcagaagaaaaagggcTTTGCGGGGAGAGGCACCTACGATGGCCCGTCCCGCCTGCCGGTGCACAGCATCATCGCCAGCATGG GTACAGTGGCCATGGACCTGCAGAACACGGAGTGCCGCCCGGCCAACAGCAGCAAGCTGGCGCTGCCGGCGGAGAATGGCTCGGGCAACCGGCGGCCCAGCATCGCGCCCGTCCTCGAGCTGGCCGACACCTCGTCCCTGCTGCCCTGCGACCTGCTCAGCGACCAGTCAGAGGACGAGATGACGCAGTCGGATGAAGAGGGGTCGGCGGTTGTGGA GTACGTGAAGGGCTACCCCCCGAACTCACCCTACATCGGGAGCTCCCCAACCCTGTGCCACCTTTTACCTGAGAAAGCCCCTTTCTGCTGCCTGCGGCTGGACAAG GGCTGCAAGCACAACAGCTTCGAAGATGCCAAAGCCTACGGGTTTAAGAACAAACTGATTATTGTTTCGGCGGAGACGGCTGGCAACGGGCTGTATAACTTCATTGTCCCCCTCCGCGCGTACTATCGGTCCCGCAAAGAGTTGAACCCCATCGTGTTGCTGCTGGACAACAA CCTGGACAGCTTGCTGCAGTGCGGCATCATCTATGCCGACAACCTGGTGGTTGTGGACAAGGAGAGCACGATGAGTGCTGAGGAGGACTACATGGCGGATGCAAAGACGATCGTCAACGTCCAGACCATGTTCAG gctcttccccagcctcaGCATCATCACCGAGCTGACCCACCCCTCCAACATGAGGTTCATGCAGTTCAGAGCAAAGGACAGTTATTCTCTTGCCCTTTCCAAGCTAGAAAAG aaaGAGCGAGAGAACGGCTCCAACCTGGCCTTCATGTTCCGCCTGCCCTTTGCGGCCGGGAGGGTCTTCAGCATCAGCATGTTGGACACGCTGCTCTACCAG TCGTTCGTGAAGGACTACATGATCACCATCACGCGGTTGCTGCTGGGTCTGGACACCACGCCGGGCTCTGGCTACCTCTGCGCG ATGAAGATCACCGAGGACGACCTGTGGATCCGGACGTACGGCCGCCTCTTCCAGAAGCTCTGCTCCTCCAGCGCGGAGATTCCCATCGGGATTTACAGGACGGAGTCGCACATGTTCGCAACCTCCGAG TCACAGATCTCAATCAACGTGGAGGACTGCGAGGACACCAAGGACATCAAGGAGCACTGGGGCATCAAGACCAGCCACCACAGGAACTCCTGCTCCAGCGACCAGTCCGAGCACCCGCTGCTGCGGCGCAAGAGCATGCAGTGGGCCCGGCGCCTCAGCAGGAAGGGCAACAAGCACTCGGGCAAGACGGCCGAGTGGATCAGCCAGCAGCGCCTCAGCCTCTACCGCCGCTCCGAGCGGCAGGAGCTTTCCGAGCTCGTCAAGAACCGCATGAAGCACCTGGGCTTGCCCACCACCGGGTACG ATGAGATGAACGACCACCAGAACACCTTGTCCTACGTCCTGATCAATCCCCCCCCGGACACACGGCTGGAGCTCAACGACATCGT GTACCTGATCCGCTCGGACCCGCTGGCCCACGTGGCCAACGATGGCCACAGCCgcaagagcagctgcagcaacaagctgggccCCTGCAACCCCGAAACGCGCGACGAGACCCAGTTGTGA
- the KCNT1 gene encoding potassium channel subfamily T member 1 isoform X2: MTELESEVLPLPPRYRFRDLLLGDQSFQSDDRVQVEFYVNENTFKERLKLFFIKNQRSSLRIRLFNFSLKLLTCLLYIVRVLLDSPEEGIGWSHIFWVDRKTPLWAVQVSIALISFLETMLLIYLSYKGNIWEQIFRISFILEMINTVPFIITIFWPPLRNLFIPVFLNCWLAKYALENMINDLHRAIQRTQSAMFNQVLILICTLLCLLFTGTCGIQHLERAGEKLSLFKSFYFCIVTFSTVGYGDVTPKIWPSQLLVVIMICVALVVLPLQFEELVYLWMERQKSGGNYSRHRAQTEKHVVLCVSSLKIDLLMDFLNEFYAHPRLQDYYVVILCPTEMDIQVRRVLQIPLWSQRVIYLQGSALKDQDLMRAKMDNGEACFILSSRNEVDRTAADHQTILRAWAVKDFAPNCPLYVQILKPENKFHVKFADHVVCEEECKYAMLALNCVCPATSTLITLLVHTSRGQEGQESPEQWQRMYGRCSGNEVYHIRMGDSKFFMEYEGKSFTYAAFHAHKKYGVCLIGIRREENKSILLNPGPRHIMAASDTCFYINITKEENSAFIFKQEEKQKKKGFAGRGTYDGPSRLPVHSIIASMGTVAMDLQNTECRPANSSKLALPAENGSGNRRPSIAPVLELADTSSLLPCDLLSDQSEDEMTQSDEEGSAVVEYVKGYPPNSPYIGSSPTLCHLLPEKAPFCCLRLDKGCKHNSFEDAKAYGFKNKLIIVSAETAGNGLYNFIVPLRAYYRSRKELNPIVLLLDNKPEHHFLEAICCFPMVYYMEGTIDNLDSLLQCGIIYADNLVVVDKESTMSAEEDYMADAKTIVNVQTMFRLFPSLSIITELTHPSNMRFMQFRAKDSYSLALSKLEKKERENGSNLAFMFRLPFAAGRVFSISMLDTLLYQSFVKDYMITITRLLLGLDTTPGSGYLCAMKITEDDLWIRTYGRLFQKLCSSSAEIPIGIYRTESHMFATSESQISINVEDCEDTKDIKEHWGIKTSHHRNSCSSDQSEHPLLRRKSMQWARRLSRKGNKHSGKTAEWISQQRLSLYRRSERQELSELVKNRMKHLGLPTTGYDEMNDHQNTLSYVLINPPPDTRLELNDIVYLIRSDPLAHVANDGHSRKSSCSNKLGPCNPETRDETQL, translated from the exons GGTGCAGGTCGAGTTCTACGTGAATGAGAACACCTTCAAGGAGCGGCTGAAGCTCTTCTTCATCAAAAACCAGCGATCGA GCCTGAGGATCCGTCTCTTCAACTTCTCGCTGAAGCTGCTCACCTGCCTCCTGTACATCGTCCGCGTCCTGCTGGACAGCCCCGAGGAGGGCATCGGCTG GTCACACATCTTCTGGGTGGACAGAAAAACGCCGCTCTGGGCCGTGCAG GTCAGCATCGCTCTGATCAGCTTTCTGGAGACCATGCTGCTCATCTATCTCAGCTACAAG gGGAATATCTGGGAACAGATTTTTCGCATTTCCTTCATCCTTGAGATGATCAACACAGTGCCATTTATTATCACG ATATTCTGGCCTCCTTTGCGGAATTTGTTCATCCCTGTGTTTCTCAACTGCTGGCTCGCCAAGTACGCGCTGGAGAACATGATT aACGACCTGCACCGAGCCATACAGAGGACCCAGTCTGCGATGTTCAATCAGGTGCTCATTCTGATCTGCACCCTCCTGTGTCTCCTTTTCACAGG GACCTGTGGCATCCAGCATTTAGAAAGAGCAGGTGAGAAGCTCTCCCTCTTCAAGTCCTTCTATTTCTGCATCGTCACCTTTTCCACTGTGGGCTACGGAGATGTGACACCAAAGATCTGGCCTTCCCAGCTCCTCGTCGTGATAATGATTTGTGTTGCTCTGGTTGTGCTGCCGCTCCAG TTCGAGGAGCTCGTCTACCTGTGGATGGAGCGGCAGAAGTCGGGAGGAAATTACAGCCGTCACCGTGCCCAGACGGAGAAACACGTCGTCCTTTGTGTCAGCTCCCTCAAGATTGATCTCCTCATGGACTTCCTCAACGAGTTTTACGCCCACCCGCGCCTGCAG GATTACTACGTGGTGATACTTTGCCCAACAGAGATGGACATCCAGGTGCGGCGTGTCCTGCAGATCCCTCTGTGGTCGCAGCGAGTGATTTACCTCCAGGGCTCAGCGCTGAAGGACCAGGATCTCATGAGAGCCAA GATGGACAATGGAGAAGCTTGCTTCATTCTCAGCAGCCGAAATGAGGTGGACCGCACTGCGGCG GACCACCAGACCATCCTGAGAGCCTGGGCCGTGAAAGATTTTGCTCCCAACTGTCCTCTCTACGTTCAGATTTTAAAGCCTGAGAACAAGTTTCACGTCAAGTTTGCCG ATCACGTCGTCTGCGAAGAGGAGTGCAAATACGCCATGCTGGCCCTGAACTGCGTCTGCCCCGCCACCTCCACGCTCATCACGCTGCTGGTGCACACCTCTCGCGGCCA GGAGGGTCAGGAGTCCCCGGAGCAGTGGCAGCGGATGTACGGGCGCTGCTCGGGCAATGAGGTCTATCACATCCGCATGGGTGACAGCAAGTTCTTCATGGAGTACGAGGGGAAGAGCTTCACCTACGCCGCCTTCCACGCGCACAAGAA GTACGGCGTCTGCCTGATCGGCATCCGGAGGGAGGAGAACAAGAGCATCCTGCTGAACCCCGGCCCGCGGCACATCATGGCAGCGTCCGACACCTGCTTCTACATCAACATCACCAAGGAGGAGAACTCTGCCTTCATCTtcaagcaggaggagaagcagaagaaaaagggcTTTGCGGGGAGAGGCACCTACGATGGCCCGTCCCGCCTGCCGGTGCACAGCATCATCGCCAGCATGG GTACAGTGGCCATGGACCTGCAGAACACGGAGTGCCGCCCGGCCAACAGCAGCAAGCTGGCGCTGCCGGCGGAGAATGGCTCGGGCAACCGGCGGCCCAGCATCGCGCCCGTCCTCGAGCTGGCCGACACCTCGTCCCTGCTGCCCTGCGACCTGCTCAGCGACCAGTCAGAGGACGAGATGACGCAGTCGGATGAAGAGGGGTCGGCGGTTGTGGA GTACGTGAAGGGCTACCCCCCGAACTCACCCTACATCGGGAGCTCCCCAACCCTGTGCCACCTTTTACCTGAGAAAGCCCCTTTCTGCTGCCTGCGGCTGGACAAG GGCTGCAAGCACAACAGCTTCGAAGATGCCAAAGCCTACGGGTTTAAGAACAAACTGATTATTGTTTCGGCGGAGACGGCTGGCAACGGGCTGTATAACTTCATTGTCCCCCTCCGCGCGTACTATCGGTCCCGCAAAGAGTTGAACCCCATCGTGTTGCTGCTGGACAACAA ACCTGAGCACCACTTTCTGGAAGCCATCTGTTGCTTCCCCATGGTTTACTACATGGAGGGCACGATCGACAA CCTGGACAGCTTGCTGCAGTGCGGCATCATCTATGCCGACAACCTGGTGGTTGTGGACAAGGAGAGCACGATGAGTGCTGAGGAGGACTACATGGCGGATGCAAAGACGATCGTCAACGTCCAGACCATGTTCAG gctcttccccagcctcaGCATCATCACCGAGCTGACCCACCCCTCCAACATGAGGTTCATGCAGTTCAGAGCAAAGGACAGTTATTCTCTTGCCCTTTCCAAGCTAGAAAAG aaaGAGCGAGAGAACGGCTCCAACCTGGCCTTCATGTTCCGCCTGCCCTTTGCGGCCGGGAGGGTCTTCAGCATCAGCATGTTGGACACGCTGCTCTACCAG TCGTTCGTGAAGGACTACATGATCACCATCACGCGGTTGCTGCTGGGTCTGGACACCACGCCGGGCTCTGGCTACCTCTGCGCG ATGAAGATCACCGAGGACGACCTGTGGATCCGGACGTACGGCCGCCTCTTCCAGAAGCTCTGCTCCTCCAGCGCGGAGATTCCCATCGGGATTTACAGGACGGAGTCGCACATGTTCGCAACCTCCGAG TCACAGATCTCAATCAACGTGGAGGACTGCGAGGACACCAAGGACATCAAGGAGCACTGGGGCATCAAGACCAGCCACCACAGGAACTCCTGCTCCAGCGACCAGTCCGAGCACCCGCTGCTGCGGCGCAAGAGCATGCAGTGGGCCCGGCGCCTCAGCAGGAAGGGCAACAAGCACTCGGGCAAGACGGCCGAGTGGATCAGCCAGCAGCGCCTCAGCCTCTACCGCCGCTCCGAGCGGCAGGAGCTTTCCGAGCTCGTCAAGAACCGCATGAAGCACCTGGGCTTGCCCACCACCGGGTACG ATGAGATGAACGACCACCAGAACACCTTGTCCTACGTCCTGATCAATCCCCCCCCGGACACACGGCTGGAGCTCAACGACATCGT GTACCTGATCCGCTCGGACCCGCTGGCCCACGTGGCCAACGATGGCCACAGCCgcaagagcagctgcagcaacaagctgggccCCTGCAACCCCGAAACGCGCGACGAGACCCAGTTGTGA